The nucleotide window TGAGCTTGATTGCTCAAAATAAATCAACTGGTCCGCTTCTTTTCCATTGTTCAGTTTTCAAAGAACGACGGTTCGCATATATCATTTATTTATCTCGCGCTCCTGCAACCGGAGGTTGCGGTGTCGCGCTACGATAAAAGAAATGATATATTGCTCACAGAGCATGAAAAAGCTGTTGGTAATGCTCTGTAGTTTTTATCGGCGTTGCAACAAGGATGTTGCAATTTTAGCCGATGTTCTTTTGTTGCCGTTTATCGCGGCGACAAAAATTATCTTAACACAGGGTAATGAAATGGTCAAGGGAAAGAATATAAAAAAGCACAAGAAAAAGCTGGATAAGGAGAGTACGTGAAATATTTAGACATAATACTTACGAATAGCCACTCCATCTAGAAGCTCATCTTCACATGCAAAAACAATCTCTCTCTCCACTAGTTTCTCCATTAACAGTGAAAGATCAATATCACTCTCTTGGATTAATGGATAGTCTGCAATCTCTTCAATGGTCCAAGGTTCTTTTCTTGAAGATAAAATATGTTGAATTAAACGGGAAGAGCTACGCATCAGTTTGTTTACAGAAAACTGGCTCGCTAGTAAGAGTAATTGGAGACGTTTGGCTAATGGTTCATCTCCTTCGATTAACTCGCAGTATAATTTATAGATTTCTTGATCCACTAGGCGCACTTGATTCCACATGCTTACTTCTGGGTGTAATCCATTCTCAATTAATAATATGCGCGCCCAATGATGAAGTGCATGAACAATATGCGAATATGCATCCATGGCGTATCCCTGATTCAATAGATCCTTACCTGCCATATAGCGGCGCAAAAAGGCGGAAAATTCAATGCAGATCTTTCTTTCCTTCATCGCTTCAGGGAAGTGGTGAAGCTGATCATGATAATGCGTAAACCAGCTTTCTTTCTCATATAGTACTGTCGCATTAAAAATCCACTCCACAATTCGCTTCGTCCGTTGATGATAGAACCAATTCTCCAGTTCTTGTTGGTTCACATAGATCTCTTGTACCGTATGTTCTGCA belongs to Rubeoparvulum massiliense and includes:
- a CDS encoding nucleotidyltransferase-like protein — its product is MEQTIQGYIRQLQNNPNILSILLVKQEDKFSPISDGFDALLIVITNEGPTSIQHYVIAEHTVQEIYVNQQELENWFYHQRTKRIVEWIFNATVLYEKESWFTHYHDQLHHFPEAMKERKICIEFSAFLRRYMAGKDLLNQGYAMDAYSHIVHALHHWARILLIENGLHPEVSMWNQVRLVDQEIYKLYCELIEGDEPLAKRLQLLLLASQFSVNKLMRSSSRLIQHILSSRKEPWTIEEIADYPLIQESDIDLSLLMEKLVEREIVFACEDELLDGVAIRKYYV